A genomic stretch from Numida meleagris isolate 19003 breed g44 Domestic line chromosome 2, NumMel1.0, whole genome shotgun sequence includes:
- the ZHX2 gene encoding zinc fingers and homeoboxes protein 2, with the protein MASKRKSTTPCMVRTSEVVEQEVPEGAETAKEKGAGTPQQDAKKTWPSESSVKECEVVEAKPPAENQSKKPQGGYECKYCPYSTQNLNEFTEHVDTQHPNVILNPLYVCAECNFTTKKYDSLSDHNTKYHPGESNFKLKLIKRNNQTVLEQSIETTTNDVTVTSSGLENAECEDSLHGGISVSKTPMMKLGKPKGEAKKGPKKPEEGVTENHVDGSLPRIITEATEAIACINGDLLQDVLAHVMPSVQLPPNINLVPKVPVPLNSTKYNSALDTNATMINSFNKFPYPTQAELSWLTAASKHPEEQIRIWFATQRLKHGISWSPEEVEEARKKMFNGTIQAVPQTITVLPAPLTTAKIPPPIIQTALPCQILGQTGLVLTPVSNGSAVSCSPITLAVAPNQGQKRTIQTLSNVPEAKRPHVVQVPESPAKLTAVPLTPASERKKTKEQIAELRASFIASQFPDDAEVYRLIEATGLSRSEIKKWFSDHRYRSQRGIVQVAGDALGKDPVAPSLGRHSRSFHPYADFAPQRFKEKSQEQLRALEESFLRCSFPTQGELDRLRVETKLSRREIDSWFSERRKIRDSMEQAVLDSMGSYRKIKEQGTPNGAINQAELMNSSQLPGALSGSSATLKKTQEQIHLLKSTFARTQWPTPQEYDQLASQTGLTRTEIVRWFKENRSSLRSGLLKWVDQYQQQYADGHNEQNQKKGSKLIESPKNGNEVSRQHYQEHKKLNEENAGKMVVRPKRDCEPLKDSLLGNQAEGTDRLECNSHDGREENEEPVEVNWVEVTVGEDDAASDCTDTWSQAAPEGQAELVDFDSESIPGDNAHV; encoded by the coding sequence ATGGCTAGCAAAAGAAAGTCAACAACACCCTGTATGGTGCGAACCTCTGAAGTGGTGGAGCAGGAAGTTCCAGAGGGTGCAGAAACTGCTAAAGAGAAGGGTGCTGGCACACCGCAGCAGGATGCTAAAAAAACCTGGCCCTCAGAAAGCTCAGTGAAAGAGTGCGAAGTGGTTGAGGCTAAGCCCCCTGCTGAAAATCAGTCTAAGAAACCCCAGGGTGGTTATGAGTGTAAATACTGCCCTTACTCTACGCAAAACTTAAATGAATTTACAGAGCATGTTGACACTCAGCATCCGAATGTCATTCTCAACCCCTTGTATGTCTGTGCTGAATGCAACTTTACAACCAAAAAATATGATTCTTTATCTGACCACAACACAAAGTACCACCCAGGAGAGAGTAACTTTAAACTGAAACTAATTAAACGCAATAACCAGACTGTTTTAGAGCAGTCGATTGAGACCACCACGAATGATGTCACTGTCACGAGCAGTGGGCTGGAAAATGCAGAGTGTGAGGATTCGCTTCATGGGGGAATTAGTGTGAGTAAAACACCAATGATGAAATTGGGAAAGCCTAAAGGGGAAGCCAAGAAGGGTCCCAAAAAGCCAGAAGAGGGAGTTACGGAAAACCACGTGGATGGTTCTCTCCCCCGCATCATAACTGAAGCCACTGAAGCTATTGCGTGTATAAATGGAGACCTTCTCCAAGATGTGTTAGCTCATGTTATGCCCTCTGTACAGCTGCCACCAAATATTAACCTTGTACCCAAGGTCCCGGTACCTCTGAACAGTACCAAATACAACTCTGCACTGGACACTAATGCAACCATGATCAACTCCTTTAACAAATTTCCTTACCCCACGCAAGCAGAATTATCATGGTTGACAGCAGCATCAAAGCATCCTGAAGAACAGATCCGAATCTGGTTTGCTACACAGCGTTTGAAGCATGGTATCAGCTGGTCGCCTGAAGAAGTGGAAGAGGCAAGAAAGAAGATGTTCAATGGTACTATCCAGGCAGTCCCTCAAACCATCACCGTCCTGCCAGCTCCTTTGACAACTGCAAAAATTCCCCCTCCTATCATCCAGACAGCTTTGCCTTGTCAGATACTGGGCCAGACTGGTCTTGTTTTAACTCCAGTGTCAAATGGGTCAGCAGTTTCCTGTTCCCCAATTACACTTGCTGTTGCCCCAAACCAGGGACAAAAGAGGACAATACAGACCCTGTCAAATGTCCCAGAGGCCAAGCGACCTCATGTAGTTCAGGTGCCTGAGAGTCCTGCCAAGCTGACTGCTGTACCGTTGACTCCTGCCAGCGAGcgaaaaaaaacaaaggagcaGATAGCAGAGCTGAGGGCCAGTTTCATAGCAAGCCAGTTTCCCGATGACGCAGAAGTCTACCGGCTGATAGAGGCAACAGGGCTCTCCAGGAGTGAGATCAAGAAGTGGTTCAGTGACCACAGGTACAGAAGTCAGCGGGGCATTGTGCAAGTTGCTGGTGATGCTTTAGGGAAAGATCCAGTAGCACCTTCACTGGGCCGACATAGCCGCTCGTTCCACCCATATGCAGATTTTGCACCGCAGAGGTTCAAGGAAAAAAGCCAAGAGCAGCTTAGGGCCCTTGAGGAGAGTTTCCTACGATGTTCTTTTCCGACCCAGGGAGAACTGGACAGGCTTCGAGTGGAGACAAAGCTGAGCAGGAGAGAGATTGATTCCTGGTTCTCCGAGAGGAGAAAGATAAGGGACAGTATGGAGCAAGCTGTCTTGGACTCAATGGGATCGTACCGAAAAATTAAGGAACAAGGAACTCCCAATGGTGCAATAAACCAAGCAGAACTGATGAATAGCTCCCAGCTTCCCGGTGCTTTATCAGGATCCTCTGCCACACTTAAGAAAACCCAGGAGCAGATTCATCTACTGAAAAGTACATTTGCAAGAACCCAGTGGCCAACACCACAAGAGTATGACCAGCTAGCATCCCAGACTGGGCTCACAAGAACTGAAATCGTTCGCTGGTTCAAGGAAAACCGGTCCTCACTAAGATCAGGGTTGCTTAAATGGGTTGACCAGTACCAGCAGCAGTATGCTGATGGCCATAACGAGCAGAATCAGAAAAAGGGATCAAAACTCATTGAGAGTCCAAAGAATGGTAATGAAGTGTCTCGGCAGCATTACCAGGAGCACAAAAAGCTGAATGAAGAGAATGCGGGGAAGATGGTGGTGAGACCAAAAAGAGACTGCGAACCACTGAAAGACTCTTTGTTGGGGAATCAAGCTGAGGGTACAGACAGGTTGGAGTGCAACAGCCACGACGGCCGCGAGGAGAACGAGGAGCCGGTGGAGGTCAACTGGGTGGAGGTGACGGTGGGCGAGGATGACGCCGCATCAGACTGCACGGACACGTGGAGCCAGGCAGCACCTGAGGGCCAGGCTGAGCTGGTGGACTTTGACTCTGAAAGTATACCTGGAGACAATGCCCACGTGTAG